From one Odontesthes bonariensis isolate fOdoBon6 chromosome 14, fOdoBon6.hap1, whole genome shotgun sequence genomic stretch:
- the LOC142398411 gene encoding dynein light chain Tctex-type 5-A-like yields MSDQVKDKLQRKEKKVGKLPADGSHGTRGKETAGKTKDSVSSVSYTDELGHHEDPIQRNTTLENTYQLGPHKRFPIPAVTDILMDVLTSHLQEEKYEVQRTREQTLTLCAIIRSRVKELMIPRYKIVVLVHIGQLNGQSMQISSRCLWDASNDTFSSYSFKNSSLFCVAAVYAVYFE; encoded by the exons ATGTCTGACCAAGTGAAAGACAAACtccaaagaaaagagaagaaggtAGGCAAGCTGCCTGCTGATGGCAGCCATGGAACCAGAggcaaagaaacagctggaaagACAAAGGA CTCTGTAAGTAGTGTGTCATACACAGACGAACTGGGACACCATGAAGACCCCATTCAGAGGAATACAACTTTGGAGAATACCTACCAGTTGG GACCTCATAAACGCTTCCCCATCCCTGCTGTCACAGACATACTGATGGATGTACTTACCAGCCACCTTCAAGAAGAGAAATATGAAGTACAGCGGACTCGAGAGCAGACACTGACTCTTTGTGCG ATAATAAGAAGCCGCGTGAAGGAACTTATGATCCCCAGGTATAAAATTGTCGTCCTGGTCCACATTGGCCAGCTTAACGGGCAGAGCATGCAGATCAGCAGCCGCTGTCTGTGGGATGCATCCAATGACACCTTTTCATCTTACTCTTTCAAGAACAGTTCTCTGTTTTGCGTTGCCGCTGTGTATGCTGTCTACTTTGAATGA
- the mier1b gene encoding mesoderm induction early response protein 1b isoform X1 codes for MAEPSLGNSSPGGSAGSVDHDFDPSADMLVHDFDDERTLEEEEMLEAADENNSNEIEDLAQEAEMPIHELLSLYGYGGRSPAEEEEEEEEEEPEEEDDEEEEEEEDLDNDESSRSTGELKRNESEEFKTSLGQGSEAQATLEGRTRSVRSLGTADLIRPQKLKYFESNNDAEEESDEDEDYVPSEDWKKEIMVGSMYQAETPVGLCKYKDNEKVYENDDQLLWNPECLPEGKVVEFLTEASRRTGDEKGVDAIPEGSHIKDNEQALYELVKCDFDTEEALRRLRFNVKAAREEISVWTEEECRNFEQGLKAYGKDFHLIQANKVRTRSVGECVAFYYMWKKSERYDFFAQQTRLGKRKYNLHPGVTDYMDRLLDETESATSSRAASPPPTTSSSSASHSEREDGSSQNGVASHLVDGSQLTPLNQVKPVGVQSNGPSHPAVEAPPPVPDNNSNGCSQLSAPSIDRNGSLEPLLDHKNTEVVAHDRPAKRCRTEAEPLGQSEVEPSRTHEN; via the exons ATGGCGGAG cCCTCCCTCGGGAATTCGAGCCCAG GAGGTTCAGCAGGTTCCGTTGACCATGATTTTGATCCGTCAGCTGATATGCTTGTTCATGACTTTGATGACGAACGTAccctggaggaagaagaaatgtTGGAGGCAGCAGATGAGAACAATTCCAACGAGATTGAAGATCTTGCGCAG GAGGCAGAGATGCCCATACACGAGCTGCTGAGTCTTTACGGTTATGGGGGCAGATCACcggctgaggaagaggaggaggaggaagaggaggaaccagaggaagaggatgatgaggaagaggaggaggaagaagaccTTGATAATGATGAAAGCAGCAGAAGCACTGGCGAGTTGAAAAGGAATGAG AGCGAGGAATTCAAGACCTCATTAGGACAGGGCAGCGAGGCCCAAGCCACGTTGGAAGGTCGCACGCGCTCTGTCAGGTCACTTGGCACCGCCGATCTTATTCGCCCCCAGAAACTCAAGTACTTTGAAA GTAATAATGATGCAGAAGAGGAGTCGGATGAAGATGAGGACTATGTTCCATCTGAAGACTGGAAGAAG GAGATCATGGTGGGCTCCATGTATCAGGCAGAGACCCCTGTTGGCCTGTGTAAATATAAAGACAATGAGAAAG TTTATGAAAACGATGACCAGCTGTTGTGGAATCCCGAGTGTCTTCCCGAGGGCAAAGTTGTGGAGTTCTTGACAGAAGCATCGAGGCGGACAGGGGATGAGAAGGGGGTGGATGCAATCCCAGAGGGATCTCATATCAaagacaatgaacag GCATTGTATGAGTTGGTGAAATGTGACTTTGACACAGAGGAAGCTCTAAGAAGGCTGAGGTTTAATGTGAAAGCAGCCAGAG AGGAGATATCCGTTTGGACTGAAGAGGAATGTAGAAATTTTGAACAAGGACTGAAAGCTTATGGCAAAGACTTTCATTTAATACAGGCCAACAAG GTGAGAACTAGGTCTGTAGGAGAATGTGTGGCCTTTTATTACATGTGGAAGAAGTCTGAGCGTTATGATTTCTTTGCACAGCAAACCAGACTTGGAAAAAGGAAATACAACCTTCACCCTGGTGTCAC AGACTACATGGACAGATTACTGGATGAGACGGAGAGCGCCACTTCCAGTCGAGCGGCATCGCCTCCTCCCACCACCTCCAGCAGCAGCGCCAGCCACTCTGAGCGAGAAGACGGCAGCAGCCAGAACG gtgTTGCAAGCCACCTTGTGGATGGCTCTCAGTTGACACCATTAAATCAAGTCAAACCTGTGGGAGTTCAGTCCAACGGTCCCTCTCATCCAGCGGTGGAAGCCCCTCCTCCGGTTCCAGACAACAACTCCAACGGCTGCAGCCAACTCAGTGCGCCCAGCATCGATAGAAATGGCTCTCTGGAGCCTCTGCTCGaccacaaaaacacagaagtgGTAGCACACGACAGGCCGGCCAAGAGGTGCAGGacagaggcagagcctttgggCCAAAGCGAGGTGGAACCATCCAGAACACATGAGAACTAA
- the mier1b gene encoding mesoderm induction early response protein 1b isoform X2, whose protein sequence is MAEPSLGNSSPGGSAGSVDHDFDPSADMLVHDFDDERTLEEEEMLEAADENNSNEIEDLAQEAEMPIHELLSLYGYGGRSPAEEEEEEEEEEPEEEDDEEEEEEEDLDNDESSRSTGELKRNESEEFKTSLGQGSEAQATLEGRTRSVRSLGTADLIRPQKLKYFESNNDAEEESDEDEDYVPSEDWKKEIMVGSMYQAETPVGLCKYKDNEKVYENDDQLLWNPECLPEGKVVEFLTEASRRTGDEKGVDAIPEGSHIKDNEQALYELVKCDFDTEEALRRLRFNVKAAREEISVWTEEECRNFEQGLKAYGKDFHLIQANKQTRLGKRKYNLHPGVTDYMDRLLDETESATSSRAASPPPTTSSSSASHSEREDGSSQNGVASHLVDGSQLTPLNQVKPVGVQSNGPSHPAVEAPPPVPDNNSNGCSQLSAPSIDRNGSLEPLLDHKNTEVVAHDRPAKRCRTEAEPLGQSEVEPSRTHEN, encoded by the exons ATGGCGGAG cCCTCCCTCGGGAATTCGAGCCCAG GAGGTTCAGCAGGTTCCGTTGACCATGATTTTGATCCGTCAGCTGATATGCTTGTTCATGACTTTGATGACGAACGTAccctggaggaagaagaaatgtTGGAGGCAGCAGATGAGAACAATTCCAACGAGATTGAAGATCTTGCGCAG GAGGCAGAGATGCCCATACACGAGCTGCTGAGTCTTTACGGTTATGGGGGCAGATCACcggctgaggaagaggaggaggaggaagaggaggaaccagaggaagaggatgatgaggaagaggaggaggaagaagaccTTGATAATGATGAAAGCAGCAGAAGCACTGGCGAGTTGAAAAGGAATGAG AGCGAGGAATTCAAGACCTCATTAGGACAGGGCAGCGAGGCCCAAGCCACGTTGGAAGGTCGCACGCGCTCTGTCAGGTCACTTGGCACCGCCGATCTTATTCGCCCCCAGAAACTCAAGTACTTTGAAA GTAATAATGATGCAGAAGAGGAGTCGGATGAAGATGAGGACTATGTTCCATCTGAAGACTGGAAGAAG GAGATCATGGTGGGCTCCATGTATCAGGCAGAGACCCCTGTTGGCCTGTGTAAATATAAAGACAATGAGAAAG TTTATGAAAACGATGACCAGCTGTTGTGGAATCCCGAGTGTCTTCCCGAGGGCAAAGTTGTGGAGTTCTTGACAGAAGCATCGAGGCGGACAGGGGATGAGAAGGGGGTGGATGCAATCCCAGAGGGATCTCATATCAaagacaatgaacag GCATTGTATGAGTTGGTGAAATGTGACTTTGACACAGAGGAAGCTCTAAGAAGGCTGAGGTTTAATGTGAAAGCAGCCAGAG AGGAGATATCCGTTTGGACTGAAGAGGAATGTAGAAATTTTGAACAAGGACTGAAAGCTTATGGCAAAGACTTTCATTTAATACAGGCCAACAAG CAAACCAGACTTGGAAAAAGGAAATACAACCTTCACCCTGGTGTCAC AGACTACATGGACAGATTACTGGATGAGACGGAGAGCGCCACTTCCAGTCGAGCGGCATCGCCTCCTCCCACCACCTCCAGCAGCAGCGCCAGCCACTCTGAGCGAGAAGACGGCAGCAGCCAGAACG gtgTTGCAAGCCACCTTGTGGATGGCTCTCAGTTGACACCATTAAATCAAGTCAAACCTGTGGGAGTTCAGTCCAACGGTCCCTCTCATCCAGCGGTGGAAGCCCCTCCTCCGGTTCCAGACAACAACTCCAACGGCTGCAGCCAACTCAGTGCGCCCAGCATCGATAGAAATGGCTCTCTGGAGCCTCTGCTCGaccacaaaaacacagaagtgGTAGCACACGACAGGCCGGCCAAGAGGTGCAGGacagaggcagagcctttgggCCAAAGCGAGGTGGAACCATCCAGAACACATGAGAACTAA